The DNA region CGGGCGCCGCGCACCCAGTCGAGCGCGTTCATCATCTTCTTCCCCGGTGGCTGGATGGTGCCCAGGGCGAGCGGTGTGGTCGCGGTGCCCACGAGGAAGGACCGCTTGTCCCACGCGATTCGGCCGGGCCCGAGGTCCGCGGGAGCGTCCTCGGCGGGGCGAGCGGAGCCGATCTTCACGCGTTCACCGCCCAGGGTCGTCCACGCGCCCGGTGCCGGGGTGACCGACCGGATATGACGGTCGACGGCCAGTGCGGGATCAGACCACCGCACGCGGGCGTCGTCGACCGTGAGCTTCGGCGCGTGGGACGCACCGTCCGCCGGCTGGGGAACCGCGCGCAGCTCTCCCGCCTCGAGACCGTCGAGGGTCGCCGTCAGCAGGCCCGCACCCGACACGGCCAGACGACCGAGGAGGTCCCCGGCCGTGTCGCGGGGCCTGACGGTCTCGGTCATCGTCCCCAGGACCGGGCCCGTGTCCATCCCCTCGTCCAGCAGGAACGTGGTGGCTCCGGTCACCTCGTCTCCGGCGGCGATGGCGGCGTTCACCGGGGCCGCGCCCCGCCATGCCGGGAGCAGGGAGAAGTGCAGGTTGATCCATCCCTGCGCGGGGATGTCGAGCACGGGGCGGGGGACGAGGTGTCCGTAGGCGACCACGGGCACCGCGTCGGGCGCCAGCTCGAGCAGGCGCTCGGCGAATTCCGGGTCGCGGGCGTTCGGCGGCGTGAGGACGTCGAGCCCCGCGGCGTCGGCGGCGGCCGCCACAGGGCTACGGGACAGTCCCCGGCCACGGCCGGTGCGGGCGTCGGGGCGCGAGATCACGGCCACCACCTCGTGGTCGCTGTCGAGCAGTGCCCGGAGGGAGGGAACGGCGACCTCGGGTGTGCCGGCAAAGACGAGACGCATGGTCACCTCACCGCCAGGGCGTCGGAGAGCTGGTCGTAGATGACGCCGCCGCTGACCGCCGCGCTACCGAACCAGCTGGCCGAGCGGATCTCGGCCATCGCCGCGCGGCGACGCTCCGGGGTGAGTCGCTGGAGGAACAGCACCCCGTCGAGGTGATCGGTCTCGTGTTGCACGGCGCGGGCGAGGATGCCCTCGGCCTCGAATCCGACGGGCTCACCGTGCACGTCGAACCCGCGGGCGCGGACGCGGGCGAAGCGCTCGGTGGGCACGGACACACCCGGGATCGACAGGCACCCCTCGTTGACGTGGGTCCTCTCGTCGCCGATCGGTTCCCACTCGGGATTGACCAGGTGCCCCTCACTGCCGCCGCAGCTGTAGACGAACACCCGGGTGGATACTCCGATCTGGGGCGCCGCGAGTCCGGCACCCTCCTCGTGCGCGACGGTGTCCATGAGGTCCGCCACCGTGCGCGCCAGCCTGTCGTCGAAGGAGGTGACGGGGTCGGCGGCGGTCCGCAGGACCGGGTCGCCGAAGAGACGGACGGGGTGGACGGTCATGCGTATCGGGTCTCCTCGCGGGCGTCGATGCTGAACGGCCATTCTAGGCCCTCCGTCGGCGGGCGCCCGCGGCGGCGGTTCGTGACGCCGGGCGCGCGCGGCCGTCAGCCGATGTGGACGGGATCCAGCCGCACCCGGACGGGGTGGCTGTGGCGGCGCCCGGACCGTCGGAGGACGAGCGCGCGGATCTCCGCGGCGACCTCCGCCAGGACGGGCGGAGGAACCCGGAACAACACCCGCTCCGGGTCCTCCACCTCGTCATGGCCCGGGAGTTCCTCGCCGGCGGGCAGATCCACCGGCCCCAGGACCTCCACGCTGTCCATCAGCCGGAAGTCCTCGAGGACCTCGGCGAGCGCGGCGGCCGGACCGTCGACCGCGATCATGTGCACCGCCGGCGGGAAGCCCACCTCGGCGCGGTCGGCGAGTTCGCGCTCCGCCCAGCCCTGGGGGTCCCAGCGGACCAACGCCTGGGCGACCGCGGACTCCGACTCGGCGGACAGGAAGACCCTGCCGCCCTCGTCGGCGGGACGCACGAGGCCGGCGGCGCCGATCCACAGGCGCAGGGCGTTCTGCACGGCACGGAGATCGGGACGGCCGAGGAGGGCCCACGAATCCAGGAGCAGGGCCGCGCCGTACCCGCCCTCGGCGACCGGTTC from Dietzia sp. B32 includes:
- the def gene encoding peptide deformylase, whose translation is MTVHPVRLFGDPVLRTAADPVTSFDDRLARTVADLMDTVAHEEGAGLAAPQIGVSTRVFVYSCGGSEGHLVNPEWEPIGDERTHVNEGCLSIPGVSVPTERFARVRARGFDVHGEPVGFEAEGILARAVQHETDHLDGVLFLQRLTPERRRAAMAEIRSASWFGSAAVSGGVIYDQLSDALAVR
- the fmt gene encoding methionyl-tRNA formyltransferase; translation: MRLVFAGTPEVAVPSLRALLDSDHEVVAVISRPDARTGRGRGLSRSPVAAAADAAGLDVLTPPNARDPEFAERLLELAPDAVPVVAYGHLVPRPVLDIPAQGWINLHFSLLPAWRGAAPVNAAIAAGDEVTGATTFLLDEGMDTGPVLGTMTETVRPRDTAGDLLGRLAVSGAGLLTATLDGLEAGELRAVPQPADGASHAPKLTVDDARVRWSDPALAVDRHIRSVTPAPGAWTTLGGERVKIGSARPAEDAPADLGPGRIAWDKRSFLVGTATTPLALGTIQPPGKKMMNALDWVRGARLDEGAVFE